AGATTCTGGTTATAGAAATATTGTCTTGCATACTCGAATTGGGAAGCGTTGTATATTTTAGTCTGATAAAGATTTTCTGCCAGATTGATCCTGTAATTTTCCTTTTGGGTAAAGTATTGTGACTGCTGAGCTTCGGATACACCGAAATACAGCACCGCAGTCGCTAGAAGTATTTTTCTTGATTTCATTTAATTTTAAATTTTAAAACGTGTAAGCCTGAAAATCAGGACCAAATATTTAAAATTCCGGGGACAATTTATCCACAATTTAAAAACGAAAATATTGAAAAGATATTGCATATACAAGCGTTTTAACACATTGTTGATAAGTACATTATTTTTTAAGATTTGTTAACTTTTCGAATCACATCCGAGGACGGCAGATCAAAATGGGAACCATCAACAGAAACTAAAAAAATAAAAAAGTTATAAAGTGAAATGGATATTTTAATAAAAATTAAAAAAGATGATAAGAAGATTATGAGAAAATAATTTCATAAAACCTTAAAAACCAAAATCATCAATTAGGTATAATTTAATGTTTTGATAAGCTGATGGTAAAGAAAATCTAAATTATTTCTTAGAAATAATTACTTTTGTTTTTTGCAAAAAACAAATATAGAATTGAATGAGTCAACTTTTTAGAAGAAAAATCTATTCAGAAACAGATACATCTACCAATCTGCTAAGGGTTTTGGGTGTTTGGGACATCGTATTTTTTGGTATTGCGGCCATTATTGGTGCCGGCAGTTTTAGTAGTTTGGGAGAAGCCGTTTTCAGAGGAGGGCCCGGTGTAATTCTGCTATATTTGATCTGTGGCTTCGCTTGCGGTTTTACAGCACTTTGCTATGCGGAATTCGCGAGTAGAATTCCCACGGCAGGATCTGCTTATACCTACGCTTACGCCAGTTTCGGTGAACTAATTGCCTGGATCATCGGTTGGGCACTCATCATGGAATACTCTTTTGGTAATATTTATGTGGCCTTTTCATGGTCGGATTATTTTACAAGCTTCCTGCATCGTTTGGGTATGCATATCCCGGATTATTTAACCTGCAGTTATACCGAGGCCAAAAAAGCCATCATGAACGGTTCCGAAAACAAAGAATTGCTTAACGCATGGAAATCAGCACCCATTATCGGTAACCTGAGAATTATTTTTGACCTTCCGGCACTGGTGATCAACGGATTAATAACCTGGCTGTGTTACATTGGCGTAAAGGAAAGCAAAAATTTCAACAACTCTTTGGTCATCTTAAAATTGGCTGTTATTATCTTAGTCGTCTTAGTGGGATTTTCATACATCAATACCGAAAACTGGACACCTGTCAGTCTGGAAACCGGCACGCCTTCATTTATGCCTAATGGTTTTGTAGGCGTAATGAGTGCTGTTTCGGGGGTTTTCTTCGCCTACATCGGTTTTGACGCGCTAAGCGTGCTTTCTGAAGAAACAAAAGATCCTCAGAAGACTTTACCAAAAGGAATGATTATTTCTCTGGTGCTGTGTACGTTTATCTATATCGCTCTAACATTGGTATTAACCGGAATGGTAGATTACAGAAAATTCGATGGCGTGGGTGATCCGCTTTCTTTCATCTTTGAAAAAGGCAATGCTAATGTTGCCTGGATGGAACTTACCGTATCATTTATAGCCATTGTTGCCATCACCACCGTATTATTGGTTTTCCAGATGGGACAGCCAAGAATCTGGTATGCGATGAGCCGTGACGGACTGATGCCTCAGCGATTTCAGTCTGTTCATCCAAAATATAAAACACCTGCTTTCGCTACAATTGTGACAGGTATCGTTGTGGGAATTCCTATCTTATTTACAGATAAAACCTTTATCCTTGATTTTACCAGTATAGGAACCATTTTTGCTTTTGTACTGGTTTGTGCAGGAGTTTTAATGCTTCCGCCGAAGGAAAAAATCAAAGGAAGATTCCACCTTCCATATGTCAACGGAAAAATTATTTTCCCCATCATTTTCATCGGTGGATTAATTGCTTTTTACTATTGGCAACCTGAGTTTTTCCATAATCTCATGGACTGGAAAGACCCGAAAGAGGGTGAGTTCAGAGCTTCTATTTTCTTTTTTATCTTAATTAATTTAGCTCTTTGCCTCTGGACTTTCATTAAAAATCTATCTTTAATTCCATTGATTGGATTAAGCTCATGTTTATATCTTTTAACGGGAATGAGCCATGAAAACTGGTTCTGGTTCGGACTTTGGTTCGCCATTGGATTGGTCATTTACTTTTTCTACGGTTATAAAAACAGTAAGCTGAATAAGGCGTAAAGTCTTTATCAAAAATAAGCGAAATCGCGAAAAGACAGCAGCAAATCATCACGTATTTGCGAATCTGTTTTTTCGCGATTTTTGTTTTTATTTTGGCGAACTTATTGCTTTAGCTTTCAGGAACTTTAAACTGAAAAACGCCATGCCTGAAAGAATAAAAACCTTCAAAGAATTTTATCAATTCTATCTTACCGAGCATAGCAAAACCGGAACGCGTATCTTTCATTTTCTGGGAACCCTGCTCGTATTTTTCGTGATCGGATACGTAATAAGCTCAGGAAAAGAACGGTTCCTGTGGTATATTCCTATTTTCGGGTACGGGTTTGCCTGGTTCAGTCATGCCGTAATTGAAAAGAATAAACCTGCCACTTTCAAATATCCGCTATGGTCATTAATTTCCGATTTCCGACTGTTTTTTGAACTATTGATCGGAAAGCAAAAATTTACGGGAATGCCGGTGGAGAAAAAATCTGAATAGTTCCCTTAATGACTCTGTTTTTTTGACAAAAAACTCTTGTATCTTCAAGGTTAATGCAAAGATTATATTTATTGAATATTTTATATCATTTAATCTTTGAAATTTCCTTTAAATTATGTAACTCCTTCAGGGCTATAACATCATTGAATACGTATTCATCGGATTTCACCCGACACTACTTGCATTTAATTCCTTTGGGGGTTTTAAGGCAAATTCAAAAAAACAGTATTATTTAAGGGAGTAAAGTGAAGCGATAAAGTCGCTCATGAAGCGCTTCTTCAAATCAACTTGCTGATTCTTCTTTACTCCCCCAAAATACTCAGTTATTTAAGATAAAACGTTGCGTTGAAATTAAGAATCTGCTAAACCATACAATATTCTAAACATCAACTTCATTCTTCGAGCTTTCAAACCAACTACTTAAACTTCTTTTTAAAGCCAAACTTCAGCATATTCATCAATCCGGGTTCAATGATATCAACTCCGATTCCGAAATTACTGTCTGCGACTGTATGGTGAGCCGTTCTGAAATCTTCAAACTGCTCCTGAGGAATTTCAATATTCACCAGAGGATTGTATTCAATATACACCGTTCCTCCGTTTTTATTGATCTTTTTTCGGCTTTGATAATCAAAATAAGCATTGGAGATCGAGCTTTCCTGAATTGTATATTTTTCGCCGGCATCAATTTTTTGATCGGTATGAAGAGAAATCTCATATTTCTCACTGTCGTAATTATGCCAGAAAGGTAAGTCTTTATGCATAAAATCCCTTGCGCCCGCCTTCACCACATTTCTGTCAAAATACATTAAAAATCGGTTCTGCTGGGGGTCTGTAAAATAAGGATTATCGATGGTTGATTGATACTGAATTTTAAACTCATTCAGTTTTTTATCATCACTAACGACATCTATTACGGCATCTTTGAAAACATTCCTGACATCTGTACCGCTTCGGTCATTAGAATAATTTAAACTGTAAAACAGAAAATTATTCCAGCTGTCCAGGATTTCTCTTTTATTGGTATTTTTAAAATATCTCCTCATTGCGTTAGCGCGATTTCCTCGGTAAACGGTTGTAAGCTTAAGATCTCCTGTCGATTGTTTTGCAGTGAATTCCACTTTTTCATCCACACAGTAATAAGGATACTGATAGGCTTTTCTTACATTCAGCTCCTGATCGGGCTTGATCTCCAGGTAATGCATGAAATAGGTAAACCCACGATTTTCAAGAAAGCCAAACTCATCACGCAATGTTGCATCCACAAAATGATCTTCTCCTTTATGATTGATTTTCACGATCACATGATTGAAAGTAAGCAAAGACGGCAGATAATATTTAATATAAAAATCGGTATGGAAATTAACCAAAACGATTGACGAATCAACGCCGATATAATCAAGAACAGATTTCAGCAACACAGATTTTGCCTTACAGTCTCCCTGCTTGGTTTCATACGTTACAGATGGCTCCTGTGGCTTGTGACCGTTCATTTCATTAGCATTGAAAATATAATAAATATTATTCTGCACATATTCAATGGCGAACTGAAGCTTTTCGTCTGCATCCGTGATAGCGTCCAGTTTTTCGACCAG
The sequence above is a segment of the Chryseobacterium sp. MYb264 genome. Coding sequences within it:
- a CDS encoding APC family permease, with the protein product MSQLFRRKIYSETDTSTNLLRVLGVWDIVFFGIAAIIGAGSFSSLGEAVFRGGPGVILLYLICGFACGFTALCYAEFASRIPTAGSAYTYAYASFGELIAWIIGWALIMEYSFGNIYVAFSWSDYFTSFLHRLGMHIPDYLTCSYTEAKKAIMNGSENKELLNAWKSAPIIGNLRIIFDLPALVINGLITWLCYIGVKESKNFNNSLVILKLAVIILVVLVGFSYINTENWTPVSLETGTPSFMPNGFVGVMSAVSGVFFAYIGFDALSVLSEETKDPQKTLPKGMIISLVLCTFIYIALTLVLTGMVDYRKFDGVGDPLSFIFEKGNANVAWMELTVSFIAIVAITTVLLVFQMGQPRIWYAMSRDGLMPQRFQSVHPKYKTPAFATIVTGIVVGIPILFTDKTFILDFTSIGTIFAFVLVCAGVLMLPPKEKIKGRFHLPYVNGKIIFPIIFIGGLIAFYYWQPEFFHNLMDWKDPKEGEFRASIFFFILINLALCLWTFIKNLSLIPLIGLSSCLYLLTGMSHENWFWFGLWFAIGLVIYFFYGYKNSKLNKA
- a CDS encoding DUF962 domain-containing protein, whose protein sequence is MPERIKTFKEFYQFYLTEHSKTGTRIFHFLGTLLVFFVIGYVISSGKERFLWYIPIFGYGFAWFSHAVIEKNKPATFKYPLWSLISDFRLFFELLIGKQKFTGMPVEKKSE
- a CDS encoding DUF3857 domain-containing protein, which gives rise to MDNQIQVENYKIQKPEEWAGFIEDQELIDRIKESEFAKKQIDEGRDYCYFLDKKYYTCNTENSEYVCMAYTLNEPANLERASVSEVVVEENEIYIIHRISVLRDGVLIDKIPDTSIKVFDSENQSAGGVLSSNKKINITIKDLRLYDVLILEDSRVKAFSERDFLRKEFSKHVWVSPDNYWAYGNFKFTFINDRDRVIAYKKTFFRDEQGNVLKPEVRYLKKGERFVIDENNYINPVDANREIFPFIDFATDSNWKDLSNYIAPLYEEIFNKASLKDYAPNLVEKLDAITDADEKLQFAIEYVQNNIYYIFNANEMNGHKPQEPSVTYETKQGDCKAKSVLLKSVLDYIGVDSSIVLVNFHTDFYIKYYLPSLLTFNHVIVKINHKGEDHFVDATLRDEFGFLENRGFTYFMHYLEIKPDQELNVRKAYQYPYYCVDEKVEFTAKQSTGDLKLTTVYRGNRANAMRRYFKNTNKREILDSWNNFLFYSLNYSNDRSGTDVRNVFKDAVIDVVSDDKKLNEFKIQYQSTIDNPYFTDPQQNRFLMYFDRNVVKAGARDFMHKDLPFWHNYDSEKYEISLHTDQKIDAGEKYTIQESSISNAYFDYQSRKKINKNGGTVYIEYNPLVNIEIPQEQFEDFRTAHHTVADSNFGIGVDIIEPGLMNMLKFGFKKKFK